The Porites lutea chromosome 11, jaPorLute2.1, whole genome shotgun sequence genome contains the following window.
CTTAAGCCAGATGACTGTCAACTTCAAGTCGTCTATCAGTTGCAAGGTTTATACGAGCGACTCAAGGATTATGATCCTCGACAACAACAGACAAGTAAGTCCTGTATATTGTTAATAAAACGCTTCTGTATACTCTGTCCCTTTGAACTGTATCAAGCTGCAAAGGCCTTGTTTAATACATTGGGCAATTTTAAGATTTCCACATTGCCCTTGCATTtcttaacccattcaccccggggaattttgccgaaaaacgctaGTCGAGCGGTTTTTTAGTCACTTTCTGGCTGTAAAGAGCTTAAACTTACCACTAAGCTGTTTAAAAGTCGAgtacttcgcggccttctgatccagatgcaaaatattagctaacgaagttcgggcatgcgtaGAAATTTAGCAAAATTTCGAggtagtttttgggtttaaaagtgtcGCAGCAGTCTTGACTTCTTCCTTTCGcgttctctcctcccctcttcttttgcttttcttaccttaatttgtttcttttggtggacatttagtaggcttcattttgctGGGAAAAGTTTTagggaaagcttttaggatcttaggataatttagatgaaaggaaaggtaagtGGGTGGTGAAACAAggttttcatggaaattttcggGTCAATATGACatgttttttgcctttctttctgCTCTCCTCTACTGAATTGTGCCCTTTCTGGAATGGTTTAGAAAGATCTCTTCTCCTTGTACAAGTTGGCatacaaagttgtccttgactgttaaaactgatgacgtcaaaagtggtAGAAGAGGCATGAATCCCCATGGGTGCTTATGGGTagttcaggggtgaatgggttaagaATTCAAAGGCAGCAAATCATAGTATTTCACCCAAATGAGTTAAATTAATAAGAATCTATTAGCTCAAACACATATGCATCATGCACTTATCAGTGGCTATCCCAGGCCCCCCTTGGCATTTGTACAATGATGTTTACAAATTCCCCCACCCAAGAACATATTTTATCACAAAAAAGCTACCATGCCCTTCTCCACTAGGTGCATTAAACATCCTGCAGGTCTTTCCCCAGCTACAAAAGTGCAAAGTGATTCGATTCTCCAATCTTGCGCTAAAAATTAGCAGCAAATGTCAGCAAATCCTGTGTCATGGCCACATGATCCCCTGGGATGGCTGCTGATAAGTGCATTAATCCATTTTAATTTCTTCCTGCAacttttgctgaaaaacaacttttgaaGGTAGCTTTTCTGGTCACTATCTGCTGTGATGAGAAAGGACTACATGTAGGATCATCCCCAAGAAAGTCATCCATGCGTGGAAGATAAATTTCGCAATAGCAAACCAAGTCCTAAAAGTACAGCTGCAGCAAAAAGATAAAACACCAGAAGTATTTTTTATAGGCAGGTCATTGACGGTGCAAGATCAAcagaaaaatgttgaaaaagtgGAAAACCACTGCCTATGCCTGCTTCAGCCCTTGGCATTGAGACAACAACATATTTTGCAAGCTTATGTGGCGTACTTTAACTCAGACTTTTGTTATAATTCTCtgaaattgttttgaaacaaagatGTCCAGAACATCTAGAGAAATTGCGTCTCTCTTTTGCTATTAAAACGAGTTACAAATTGACAGGAATACACCAAACAGAATTTTTCTGTTGCATAAGGTGCTAAAATTATACATATTTTTCCTTCGCTGCAATATAAACTCTAGCACATGTCCTTTTCTGCCCACTGCAAAGAAGCTACTTAAGCAACTAGCAAATAACACACCTATactgaaattttaaaagtgttaaATCTCTGAAAGAGATCTTCTCGTTTAGAGCAATATGTAAAGCCCGTTAgtctgcaagcaagctctccctGGGGAACATAACGTCATCGCCTGATAAAAAATCAGCCAATCAGCATTTTGTATCCCAGTATGGGAcaattaaaagatattcaaatttatgaGACACAAGTGCAACATCACCTTCCCCTCTCCCTTCCTCACCCCTGTACCCGTGGGAGCCCCAagagagcttactcgcaggctagattttattatattaatgaGTTGACATTTAAGGTGGATATTATTGTTTGCCTTGTAAAAAGCTTATAAAAGAGACGAAAAAGCTGACTGTTTGTGAGGATTAGCCCTTTGCCAATGAGagtataattttgttaaaataaataaaataaataaataccgGTAATTACTGTCAAATCCCGCTTTTCGGACACcagcttaatatggacactttgtTATTACACATAATTTTCCTTGTCCCCAGCCCTTACATTTTTCCTAATTTCAACACCCCACGTACCAGACACTGTATATGGGcccctcagtgtctgtattGTTGGAGTTTCACTGTAAATAAATCCTGCTTTCTGTAAAAATTCAATTTACCCCTCAGTCTCTGTCAGATCATGCCCTAAAGTTTATTCCCCTGAAGGGGCTTActacagtgtttttttttgcatgatAATGTGGATGACACGCATGCTTGAAATGTGTATCAAAAGCTTCTCCCATTGGAATTTATGATTACTGTTCACTTTCTTATCACATAAAACCATTTCTTTGTCTTCAGATTCACAACCACAAGAAGCACCTCAGGGACTCTATCTGCACGGAGGAGTGGGAAGTGGAAAAACAATGTTAATGGACATATTTTATGACAGTATTCCTGTCTTAAACAAGAAGCGTGTCCATTTTTATTCCTTCATGCTGCAGCTGTATTCACTAATGAATCGCTGGAACCTTTGCTGTCCAAATTATGAGGTGACATTCGATGTAACCCCAGTAGAAGCCGTTGCATCTGAGCTAGCTGGCGAGGCATGGTTGCTCTGTTTTGATGAAATGCAACTGGCTGACTTTGGTTCTACTCGTCTCCTGGAAGGCGTGTTTCGAACAATGCTGGAAAAGGGGACAGTGATTGTTACAACATCTAACAGGTATTGTAAGATTACATAGCTGTCTTAGTCATTTCACTTCAAAGAAGGCAAAGTCTTCAAATTAAAGACAAATCTATTACTTTCTTCTCGTATAATACACCAAATTAAAGAACAGATGAAAAGGTTACATTTAAACAGTTacatttactacaagatttcaTTCATTCCAAGAATTTAAAGTAATAGAGACCAGAAATGTAAAGTCACATTAATAAATTGACAACAATTTTCCCTGGTCGGTACTTTTATCGATCATAGAAATGACATCAATTTCAatactcaagtggaaccacgagccACGGGcaagtggtttcactgcaatgTTTATGGGATTGCTAGACATCTTTGTTGAAAACAGCAAGGTGAAAAATGCCcccttgccaaaaaaaaaaatcaacttgttAGTGTAAATTGATGCTGAGGTTTTAGCGGCATTATCCTGATGGCTCTTTGCCATTCTTTACAAATTTTTCTTCGGTCATAACAGAAGTGAAAGGTTTAGTTATTGAGTTTTTAAGCTCATTCCCTCATCTATAGGATCAGATATGTATGTCAGTGTAGACCTCTAGCTTAGGGGTTTTCCTTCCCGCCGATTGTCCAAAAGACTATCTGGCTCTTCTGAAGGTCTGTTTAGTTCGTGCAAACGGCTATTCTTTTAAGGATAGTGAATCTGGTTTTAATGCAATTTCATCTCAGCGTGCTGACAGATGCAACTTCTAAGCCCATTCATTTGTGTACTTCTTTGGGCCAGTCAAATTGTGTTTAGTTCGTTCACAGGGCTATTCTTTTAAGGATCGTAAAGCTGGTTTTAAGGCGATTTTCATCTCACACTGGTTGCTGGCAAATATCCATTAGTTCATCTACGTGCTGATGATCACATCTTTCACATTCATTTTCCGagcttaaaattcaccatctTTCGAAATTTCATACAATACCCTCTGGAAATGTTGATCGTAGCAGTTTGCAGGACGCATGTAAAACATTTGACCTAGTGTATAGCGTTGCTCTCTACGAGACTCTCTTTATCTCAGTGAGCAGAGGGCCTTCCTGGTGTTGGGAGTGTCATATAGGTTTAAATGCTGTCGGGAACTCAAgctctttttctttgtcccacgctcgtgacatgctgataATCACACCCCTCACGCTCATTTCCCGAGCTTAAAATCCGCCATCTTTCTCGAGTTCAAACactgattgtttttaaaaatcgtGGTTTCCAGATCCCCCTTTGAACTTGGCACGTCATCTTTTGGACGTGAGGAAGAGGCATTGGACTCTGTGACGTCACTTGTGGGTTTATTAACACGACACTGTGAGCTAGTAGCCATGGATTCAGAGAAAGATCACAGAATTTTCCAGAAACCTGGAAAGGAGACTTACTTTACCCCAATCACGGCTGAGACAGAGAAGGCGCTGGACGAAGCATTTTGCAAGGCAGTCGGAAGTGGACTTCGGCTTTCATCGGTTTCTCTTCCCGTGTACGGTCGGAAGGTACTCGTGCCTGTTGCCTCAGAGAATCGCGTGGCTCGATTTTCTTTCAACGAACTCTGTAGATCCCCGCTAGGTCCAGCAGATTATATTACCATCTGTAATCATTTCCACACAATATTTGTGGAAGATATTCCCCAAATGAATATTTACCAGAAGAACGAGGCCAGGCGCTTTTTAAGTTTTGTGGATGCTGCATACGAGAGCAAAGTGAAGTTGTTTTGCACCGCGGCTAGCTCTCCTGATAATTTGTTTCAGCTGATTCCAAGCGACGACTCACTTAACGAAGACAAGATGCACATTGAAATGATCGGGGAGTTGGCTTACGATCTCGAGCTCACCCAACTCGATTTGAGATCTCTGGGGATTTTGACCGGCGATGAAGAAATATTTTCCTTCAAGCGCTGCATTTCTCGACTCAAAGAAATGCAAAGCGAACTTTATCAAATGCAGAAGCACCGTCGCCAAGCCTTTTCGCCTTACTTGGGTTCGTTCGAGGAACGCATTCAGTCGGAGAATCGTCGTCGGGAACGCGAACACAATCGACGCTTGAAAATGCTCGAGTCTACCGGCCATGAAAGCAGTGATGCTCCAAGCGAGTTGCCGCTAACGCCGCTCACTTCAGGTTCATCAGACTGGGGCGACGAAGCAAGTTATATCTCTTGGAGTAATGATGTCATGAGGAAGGAACTTCGTGATTTGGAAAGGAAGAGAAGTGGAGAGTACTTAAAAAGGCACGATGCACCGAAATTTGGTGAAGAGCACTTCTGGGGATTCGGTTGGTGGGAGAAACTTTTGggaagaagaaataagaaagGCAAGGGCCAAGACGAACATGATAATTTTAAATAATATGAACGCCTTATTGCGTAGTCCGTAGGTCTCGTCTAACGTTTTAGAGAAATGTAATTGAAATCCCTTGTTGTGGACTTTCATTTGCAATCAAATCTGTTCCCTGCTTGAATGGAAGCACCTTCCACTCTCTTATCGAAAGTCAGCTCTGTGCTATAAAGCCGTAGGAGGAGGGCGTGTCTGTGGGAGGGGGATAGGAAGGAATGCTGATACTCTCGTGTCGAAAGTCAGCTTTCTCCCATAAATCCCTAAGAAGGGTGCAAGAACAGGTGTAGACGTGAAACACGGGAAATATCTTTGCGTACGAACAGTCAGTCATCAGATTGACAGTAGATTGTTGGACAAGCGTGTCCATCGACTGATTACTACAAATGGACCCTATTCAAAAACTTCGTGATATTCAACAACGAATTTTCGAGCATTTCCCCTTTGTGTTCTCCTTTCATGCACTCGCAAAAGTACATAGCTTTCATTAAATCAATTGGGTATGAAGATGATACTCtcttaaaacttttttccgTTTGAATTGTATACATTACATTTACCGTGTCGTTTTTATAAATCTTCTGGTCTGACAGCGTAATTAGTTGTTATCTTTAACTTAATGTTAAGCAAGTTCTGCACTAGTTTCTTTTAAGACCCCAGCTCCTTATTTTTTCGTAAGATGGCAGCGATAGAGCGCTTACGAGACTATAactggcggccatattggtttcAAATACACCAATAGTGCGGGAGTTGGAGTGTATAGCGTAGGGAGGGGAGGCGCGAAATCAGTACTTCAACTATATTTACATTTCGCAGGATAACCATGAAAAAATAGTATGAACCAAGGTGTATTTATTTTCTAATTCGTAAGATTTACGTCTGCGCAGTTCACCCTGTAATAAGTACTACCACCTTTTTAAGTGCGCCCTTTTTACCTATGGCGCCTTGAGTAGCTCATGGACAGTCATCACTGTCCAATGTAAGTGAAGTGGTATTCAGTTCAGCGCGCAAATAAAGAGGTACGCAGACGAAATTCTAACAGGCTTTTCTTTCTCCACCATAACGAAACTCTAGCACTTTCAGTCTTATTCTACAACCTCATTAATTCGACCACCTTGTTATACCATCAGCCACTCCCCGGAGTCCCAAAacactttattttcttcagaTATTTACCTCTTAAATCCGACCGACTGAATTTTTGGTGGGAAAATCTGATAAACAAGAAAAGCTTTTTCAAAGTGCGTTAAAATCTCAGTGATATCAAACAGACCGATACTCGGAATTGCAGATAATCCTATTGTGAGTTCATCCATCATTACATCGTCCAGAAAGGTTAAGGATCACAGTATCactttcatttattcattttatttgtttcatcaCAACATATGAATTGAATGATTACGAACGTTAACTTTGTAGGGGTTTCAGTCAAATGGCCCAGCTGTGGTAGTTTTAACTGGAATCCGCTGTAGCACATAATCAGTGCAATCAAACAGTAGAAATCTAGAATACTGGGCGTTGcccaaattttgacttttgttcAAAACTCACACCACGGTGAGCTGTGATTACAGTGCAAAATTTAAATCTATCCTATACGGGACAGTTGCGTACTATCTGGAATACGACTGAGAAAATTGACTCCAGGATAGTCAATGTGAGCTTGCTAATCGAGGAGAAGGCAGTCAAACAGTGAAAAACAATCTGCGCCTCATTCTTTTGTCAGAACGAATCAAGGGATTGTCGGTTTTGTAAGGTTTTCATATGGAATAGAGGCAACATTGAAATAAGAAGAAAATAGTTTAATGATGATTCCGTGGAGAATTAGAGTGACCACctaagggagcattcataatttacctagagggtgggctatgatgattttgaaggGGGGGTCACTTTTTTTCCCTTCTAtgatttagggggggggggctctggaaaatttccaacgaaaattacatcgagcatggggggggggggggggggcaaccaattttttcctgaaaaagaaaaggaaatgaaaatatgctGTTGGACGCTCTTATAATTCCTGACTTGCTAGATGATACTGCATGGCCAGTTGTTATGCAGTGGTTTAGTGAAGATCATAAGCGTCCTCTaaacagatcttcatttaaaaacactccactaacaactggccatgatctatcagattattagcttctaaatctgcttgaatcaaatttatatggaatgtatgttcagtgcaactaaaagactactttctccccagtaccaattcagatagttaaattcaatcagcttttctcaagaatgtccaaaatagaacaattttgaattaaaaatgcgtagagatttaaattgtattttcataaattgacatattgaaatatcaccatttcattagtgcaagttgttactgatttactatgttaattactaataaagctcaatatacctgtcacaatactttgatatggctaagggtgagtttgacat
Protein-coding sequences here:
- the LOC140951586 gene encoding AFG1-like ATPase gives rise to the protein MFSSTLVRSTQRVIRCGFLWDIQALSCALRKTYCSKVASSDEGPLRLYNSYLERQVLKPDDCQLQVVYQLQGLYERLKDYDPRQQQTNSQPQEAPQGLYLHGGVGSGKTMLMDIFYDSIPVLNKKRVHFYSFMLQLYSLMNRWNLCCPNYEVTFDVTPVEAVASELAGEAWLLCFDEMQLADFGSTRLLEGVFRTMLEKGTVIVTTSNRSPFELGTSSFGREEEALDSVTSLVGLLTRHCELVAMDSEKDHRIFQKPGKETYFTPITAETEKALDEAFCKAVGSGLRLSSVSLPVYGRKVLVPVASENRVARFSFNELCRSPLGPADYITICNHFHTIFVEDIPQMNIYQKNEARRFLSFVDAAYESKVKLFCTAASSPDNLFQLIPSDDSLNEDKMHIEMIGELAYDLELTQLDLRSLGILTGDEEIFSFKRCISRLKEMQSELYQMQKHRRQAFSPYLGSFEERIQSENRRREREHNRRLKMLESTGHESSDAPSELPLTPLTSGSSDWGDEASYISWSNDVMRKELRDLERKRSGEYLKRHDAPKFGEEHFWGFGWWEKLLGRRNKKGKGQDEHDNFK